Proteins found in one Acidobacteriota bacterium genomic segment:
- the aroC gene encoding chorismate synthase, producing MLRFMTAGESHGKGLIVIIDGLPRGIRVDESFIAAELAKRKSGFGRGPRMERKIEYFELLSGIKDGWTTGSPVSIFIANEKLCIEEEAANRKARGFVAVSRPGHADLAGAMKFLTDDLFIVSERASARETAARVAAGAIFKSFLLSFKISIFSHTISVGKVSYKEMDLPIEMLRRIPNHSPLRCVDKVLEKKMMREIDRAAREGDSVGGSFQIVAAAVPPGLGSFTQWDRRSDAMISQALMSIPGVKAVEIGNGIKGASSFGSNFHDEIFYDGRRRKFYRGGNNAGGIEGGITNGEEIRVKAFLKPVPTLRKPLQSISLKTKKREKASIVRSDVCPIVAASVIGESMLAFVLASLLLEKFGGDTIAETLANYNSYMRSLKKL from the coding sequence ATGCTGAGATTCATGACGGCGGGAGAATCACATGGAAAGGGTCTGATTGTCATCATTGATGGGCTGCCCCGCGGAATCAGAGTGGATGAGAGTTTCATCGCGGCGGAGCTTGCGAAGAGAAAATCCGGGTTTGGAAGAGGGCCAAGAATGGAGAGAAAGATCGAGTACTTTGAGCTTCTTTCCGGGATAAAGGATGGTTGGACGACCGGAAGCCCTGTTTCCATATTCATTGCGAATGAGAAGCTTTGTATCGAAGAGGAAGCAGCAAATAGAAAGGCGAGAGGCTTCGTCGCTGTCTCCAGACCAGGACATGCCGACCTCGCGGGAGCCATGAAATTCTTAACTGACGATCTATTCATCGTTTCAGAGAGAGCAAGCGCCCGGGAGACTGCAGCGAGGGTAGCGGCGGGAGCCATCTTCAAGAGCTTCCTTTTAAGCTTTAAGATATCCATCTTCAGCCACACAATTTCCGTGGGCAAGGTTTCTTACAAAGAGATGGATCTGCCCATCGAGATGCTAAGAAGGATCCCCAATCACTCCCCTCTTAGATGTGTCGATAAGGTGCTGGAAAAGAAGATGATGAGAGAGATCGATAGAGCCGCCAGGGAAGGGGACAGCGTGGGTGGTTCCTTTCAGATCGTCGCCGCGGCTGTTCCACCGGGACTGGGCAGCTTCACCCAGTGGGACAGAAGGTCTGATGCCATGATCTCTCAAGCCCTTATGTCGATCCCGGGAGTGAAAGCGGTCGAGATCGGCAACGGGATTAAAGGAGCATCATCATTCGGCTCAAATTTCCACGATGAGATATTCTATGACGGCAGGAGAAGGAAATTCTACCGAGGTGGAAACAATGCGGGCGGGATCGAAGGAGGAATAACTAACGGAGAGGAGATAAGGGTAAAGGCTTTTCTTAAACCGGTCCCAACGTTGAGGAAACCACTCCAGTCTATCTCCCTTAAAACGAAAAAGAGAGAAAAAGCATCTATCGTCAGATCAGACGTCTGTCCCATAGTTGCAGCCTCCGTCATCGGAGAGAGTATGCTCGCCTTTGTTCTCGCCAGTCTGCTCCTAGAAAAGTTCGGTGGCGACACCATCGCTGAAACTCTGGCAAACTACAACTCTTATATGAGATCCCTGAAGAAGCTATGA
- a CDS encoding NAD(P)H-hydrate dehydratase, whose product MKILTSEQMKNIDRRTIQDFAIPGVVLMENAGIKAVQFLIESIKDIHSREILILCGSGNNGGDGFVVARHLFNLGLLPHVVLIGDSKKIKGDALTNFRILMKMGIEVQEIKTEKAWEKFKAGLPCFNLIIDALLGTGLEGPPRGLHRKVIADINGAEADVVAIDIPSGLSGSTCKVEGEAVRADCTVTFCCPKIPHIFPPAEHYVGQLEVADISIPEEAIRKEKVWLNLIEEDFVKSLIPTRKRDSHKGDFGHILAVCGSRGKSGAAALLAKSALKTGAGLVTIATAATAQKILAPQSSEMMTEPLPETESGSLSKKALQTLKELCKGKDLLAIGPGLTTNLETSSIVRTILKETKTPALVDADGINAFEGFSNDLFGKHRDLIITPHPGEMGRIIGQPSRFVQGNRIEVCRNFAITHHCYVVLKGYKTLISDPGGNIFVNPTGNPGLGTAGAGDVLTGMIAGFLVQSIGILNALILAVYLHGMAADLAAADLGEIPLMAGDVIDYIPDALMELSHEK is encoded by the coding sequence ATGAAGATACTAACATCCGAACAGATGAAAAACATCGATAGAAGGACAATTCAGGACTTTGCAATACCTGGCGTCGTTCTGATGGAGAATGCCGGGATCAAGGCTGTTCAGTTCCTCATCGAATCGATAAAAGATATCCATTCCAGGGAGATACTGATCCTTTGCGGTTCCGGAAACAACGGCGGCGATGGCTTCGTCGTGGCAAGACATTTATTCAATCTTGGCCTTCTTCCCCATGTCGTTCTGATCGGGGACTCTAAAAAGATCAAGGGAGATGCTCTGACAAACTTCAGGATTCTAATGAAGATGGGAATAGAGGTTCAGGAGATAAAAACAGAAAAGGCATGGGAAAAATTCAAAGCAGGACTGCCATGTTTCAACCTCATTATCGATGCGCTTCTCGGGACAGGGCTTGAAGGGCCTCCCAGGGGACTTCACAGAAAGGTCATTGCGGACATTAACGGAGCGGAAGCCGACGTTGTCGCTATAGACATCCCGTCGGGGCTTTCCGGAAGCACGTGCAAGGTTGAAGGAGAGGCCGTCAGAGCGGATTGCACCGTGACTTTCTGTTGCCCTAAGATCCCGCACATCTTTCCCCCGGCGGAACATTACGTGGGGCAACTTGAAGTCGCTGACATCAGCATTCCCGAAGAAGCCATAAGGAAAGAGAAAGTCTGGCTGAATCTCATCGAAGAAGACTTCGTTAAAAGCCTCATCCCCACCAGGAAACGGGATTCTCACAAGGGAGATTTCGGCCACATCCTTGCCGTCTGTGGATCGAGAGGCAAGTCTGGCGCGGCTGCTCTCTTAGCTAAATCTGCCCTGAAGACAGGAGCCGGACTCGTCACCATAGCCACTGCTGCCACTGCTCAGAAGATTCTGGCTCCACAGAGCAGCGAGATGATGACAGAACCTCTTCCTGAAACTGAGAGCGGCTCTCTGTCCAAGAAGGCTCTCCAGACCTTGAAGGAACTTTGTAAGGGGAAGGACCTACTAGCCATCGGTCCTGGCCTGACGACCAATCTAGAAACATCTTCCATAGTCAGAACCATTCTGAAGGAGACGAAGACGCCAGCTCTTGTCGATGCCGATGGCATCAACGCATTTGAGGGGTTCTCCAATGATCTCTTCGGCAAGCACAGGGACCTGATCATCACTCCACATCCAGGAGAGATGGGACGCATAATCGGTCAGCCATCAAGATTTGTTCAGGGAAATCGGATTGAGGTATGCAGGAATTTCGCCATCACCCACCACTGCTATGTGGTCCTGAAAGGATATAAGACGCTCATCTCCGATCCCGGAGGGAACATCTTTGTCAATCCGACCGGAAACCCAGGCCTTGGGACGGCAGGCGCCGGAGATGTTCTTACAGGCATGATCGCAGGATTTCTCGTTCAAAGCATCGGCATCCTCAACGCACTGATCCTGGCCGTTTATCTGCACGGGATGGCAGCGGATCTCGCAGCAGCAGATCTCGGAGAGATCCCCCTCATGGCGGGAGACGTCATCGACTACATTCCCGATGCCCTCATGGAACTTTCCCATGAAAAATAA
- the tsaE gene encoding tRNA (adenosine(37)-N6)-threonylcarbamoyltransferase complex ATPase subunit type 1 TsaE, with the protein MKNNLPCTVFSLSAEETYQIGKSFGSRMKGGELIILTGELGMGKTVLAKGIASGMGIDPDDVNSPSFLIVNEHRGRIKLFHIDLYRIKSEEEIEEIGIRDILEIGGVVVVEWGEKLPSFYRKGAITISISDMGEDTRKIIIN; encoded by the coding sequence ATGAAAAATAATCTGCCATGCACCGTCTTTTCTCTCTCGGCTGAAGAAACTTATCAGATAGGCAAGAGTTTCGGTTCACGGATGAAAGGGGGAGAACTCATCATTCTGACCGGTGAACTTGGTATGGGCAAGACCGTTCTCGCCAAGGGAATCGCCTCCGGAATGGGAATCGATCCCGATGATGTGAATTCCCCTTCATTTCTCATCGTCAACGAACATCGCGGAAGAATCAAACTCTTTCATATCGACCTTTACAGGATAAAGAGTGAAGAGGAGATTGAGGAAATCGGGATAAGAGATATTCTCGAGATCGGTGGCGTAGTCGTCGTGGAATGGGGAGAAAAGCTTCCGTCCTTCTATAGAAAAGGGGCCATTACAATCAGCATCTCGGATATGGGTGAAGACACCCGCAAGATCATCATAAATTGA